In Aquimarina spinulae, a single window of DNA contains:
- a CDS encoding alanine/glycine:cation symporter family protein, translating to MFKIIEDFIADFSSWVWDWPLLVLLIGGGIFFLIYSRFTPFFYFKHAIDVLRGKYDNEHAPGQLSHFQALSSAIAATVGMGNISGVAVAIVAGGPGAVFWMWISALIGMATKFYTCSLAVMYRSEDDKRALLSGPMYVITNGLGTQWKPLAILFALAGLVGTLPAFTANQLTQTLVDVLDWDDGYKWYIGIVLAGFASLVIMGGIKRIGVVASRLVPFMVVLYFITVITILVLQIEKIPDMFMLIFSDAFSGKAAAGGALGYLIKTGVKRAAFSNEAGIGTAPMMHGTAKTNEPIREGLVAMIGPAIDTLLVCTLTALAILSTGVWQNSNGNGISLTLEAFNSVLPYGLGDIVVVIMVLVFGLSTLFSYSHYGTTCLSFLTKPKYGKYYNYLYIVSIIIAAVVKIEFAINLIDSAFAIMAIPTVISGLLLAPRVNARAKIYFEKYKV from the coding sequence ATGTTTAAAATAATAGAAGACTTTATTGCTGATTTTAGCTCCTGGGTATGGGACTGGCCTTTATTGGTATTGCTTATTGGTGGAGGAATATTTTTTCTTATCTATTCTAGATTTACACCTTTTTTCTATTTCAAACATGCGATCGATGTGTTGCGAGGTAAATATGATAATGAGCATGCGCCTGGCCAGCTTAGTCATTTTCAGGCATTATCTTCTGCAATTGCAGCTACAGTAGGTATGGGTAATATAAGTGGTGTAGCGGTAGCAATTGTTGCAGGTGGCCCAGGGGCTGTGTTCTGGATGTGGATCAGTGCTTTAATCGGTATGGCAACCAAGTTTTATACCTGTTCACTAGCGGTAATGTATCGATCAGAAGATGATAAAAGGGCTTTACTTAGTGGTCCTATGTATGTAATCACTAACGGCCTGGGAACCCAATGGAAACCCTTGGCCATACTTTTTGCCTTGGCAGGATTGGTCGGTACATTACCTGCGTTTACTGCAAATCAACTAACTCAAACATTAGTAGATGTTTTAGATTGGGATGATGGTTATAAATGGTATATCGGGATTGTCTTAGCGGGGTTTGCTTCGCTGGTCATTATGGGAGGAATAAAAAGAATTGGGGTTGTGGCCAGTAGATTGGTTCCTTTTATGGTAGTGCTATATTTTATTACTGTGATTACTATTTTGGTATTACAAATAGAAAAAATACCAGATATGTTTATGCTAATTTTTTCTGATGCATTTTCTGGAAAAGCAGCTGCAGGAGGAGCTTTAGGGTATTTGATTAAAACAGGAGTAAAAAGAGCTGCATTTTCTAACGAGGCAGGTATAGGAACCGCTCCTATGATGCATGGTACAGCAAAAACCAATGAGCCTATTCGAGAAGGATTAGTGGCAATGATTGGTCCGGCAATAGATACATTACTGGTATGCACATTAACTGCTTTGGCAATACTTTCTACAGGAGTATGGCAAAACTCTAATGGTAATGGCATATCCCTTACTTTAGAAGCTTTTAATTCTGTTTTGCCATATGGATTGGGGGATATTGTAGTGGTTATTATGGTTTTGGTGTTTGGACTTTCAACATTGTTTTCATATTCTCATTATGGTACTACATGTTTAAGCTTTTTAACCAAGCCGAAGTATGGTAAATATTATAATTACTTATACATAGTATCGATTATAATTGCCGCAGTAGTAAAAATAGAATTTGCGATTAATCTTATTGATAGCGCTTTTGCTATAATGGCAATCCCTACAGTGATTTCTGGATTATTACTGGCTCCAAGAGTAAATGCCAGAGCTAAAATCTATTTTGAAAAATATAAAGTATAA
- a CDS encoding OmpA family protein, with protein sequence MKNHTLFFTSIFIRRNLISFYILIFITSSQLFSQDQDKQITKADQSFTAFAYIDARAIYMDVAQRGYSSQNLYSKLGDSFYFTGDLEDSVGWYEKLIQTYPEDLNPEYLFRYAQSLKSVERYKEADRIMDQFYAITGNDKRAKSFIEKRNYLDFIEMQSGKYDIFPLSINSKNSEYAPSFNNKNQIVFASSRSKSINDSKLHKWNKMPFLDIFSSNIKEDQITLEDPVKLKGKINTKFHESSTSFSKDGETVYFSRNNYTNNKLGTSKKGVVLLKLYKATLEDGIWTDIVELPFSSDEYSVSHPSLSADGTKLYFASDMPGTLGQSDLFVVDVLGGGKYGEPKNLGGNINTEGRETFPYISDSGRLYFSSDGHVGLGGLDIFVSVPNESGFSDAFNIGKPVNSSKDDFTFVLNEDTKIGYFASNRKGGKGNDDIYSFKQVEELITSCMQYIDGTITDSVTGEPLIRTDVIVLDNSGNILYQAVSDLKGKYKIKVPCDTSYVIRAQLENFIPKEVTLETTDVFEFIHNLPISLTNIDSEKVLSSTVEVTVGDDLGKILQLEPIYFGLDDYEISPKAEVELQKIISAMNKYPKLKIEVRSHTDSRSSHWYNKKLSVKRMRATIRYIVRKGNVDWRRIPGKAYGERRLINKCADGVDCTEEEHQENRRSEFIIMKI encoded by the coding sequence TTGAAAAATCACACCTTATTTTTTACTTCAATTTTTATAAGAAGAAATCTCATTTCTTTCTACATACTCATTTTCATAACATCGTCGCAGCTTTTTTCTCAAGATCAGGATAAACAGATAACTAAAGCAGATCAAAGTTTTACAGCATTTGCATATATAGATGCCAGAGCAATCTACATGGATGTGGCTCAACGCGGATATTCTTCTCAAAATCTATACTCTAAACTAGGAGATTCGTTCTATTTTACAGGAGATCTTGAAGATTCTGTAGGATGGTATGAAAAGCTTATTCAAACCTATCCAGAGGATCTTAATCCCGAATATTTATTTAGATATGCACAAAGCTTAAAAAGTGTTGAACGCTACAAGGAAGCCGATAGGATTATGGATCAATTCTATGCTATTACAGGAAATGACAAACGAGCCAAATCTTTTATAGAAAAAAGAAATTACTTAGATTTTATCGAAATGCAGTCGGGTAAATATGACATATTTCCTTTGAGTATTAATTCAAAAAATTCAGAATACGCACCTAGTTTCAATAACAAAAATCAAATTGTCTTTGCTTCATCAAGAAGCAAAAGCATTAATGACTCAAAACTTCATAAATGGAATAAAATGCCTTTTTTAGATATCTTTTCTTCAAATATCAAAGAAGATCAGATTACTTTAGAAGATCCTGTTAAACTTAAAGGAAAAATAAATACAAAATTCCATGAGTCATCTACCAGTTTTAGTAAAGACGGAGAAACTGTATATTTTTCAAGAAACAACTACACCAACAACAAATTAGGAACGAGTAAAAAGGGGGTTGTACTCCTAAAATTATATAAGGCCACCCTAGAAGACGGAATATGGACTGATATCGTAGAATTACCTTTTTCTAGTGACGAATATTCTGTGTCTCATCCTTCCTTAAGCGCTGATGGGACGAAACTTTATTTTGCCAGTGACATGCCAGGTACTTTGGGGCAATCTGACCTGTTTGTGGTAGATGTATTAGGAGGTGGAAAATATGGCGAACCAAAAAACTTAGGAGGTAACATAAATACAGAAGGCAGAGAGACTTTTCCTTATATCAGTGACAGTGGAAGACTATACTTTTCTAGTGATGGTCATGTAGGTCTAGGCGGATTAGATATTTTTGTTTCTGTACCTAATGAATCTGGTTTTTCTGATGCTTTTAATATTGGTAAACCTGTAAATAGCTCTAAAGACGACTTTACCTTTGTATTAAATGAAGATACCAAAATAGGGTATTTTGCTAGTAACAGAAAAGGAGGTAAAGGTAATGATGACATCTACAGTTTTAAGCAAGTCGAAGAACTGATCACTTCTTGCATGCAATATATAGATGGCACAATCACAGATAGTGTAACTGGCGAACCACTTATAAGAACAGACGTTATAGTATTGGATAATAGTGGTAACATATTATATCAAGCTGTTTCTGATCTAAAAGGAAAATACAAAATCAAAGTACCTTGTGATACATCATATGTGATACGAGCACAGCTCGAAAATTTCATCCCTAAAGAAGTTACATTAGAAACTACAGATGTTTTTGAATTTATTCATAATCTACCAATTTCATTAACAAATATAGATTCAGAAAAAGTATTATCCTCTACAGTAGAGGTTACTGTTGGTGATGATCTGGGAAAAATTTTACAATTAGAACCTATTTATTTTGGGTTGGATGATTATGAAATTAGCCCAAAAGCCGAAGTCGAGCTTCAAAAAATAATTTCTGCAATGAACAAGTATCCCAAATTAAAAATTGAAGTTCGCTCACATACTGATAGTAGATCCAGTCATTGGTACAACAAAAAGTTAAGTGTAAAAAGAATGAGAGCCACAATAAGGTATATCGTGCGAAAAGGCAATGTTGATTGGCGACGCATACCTGGTAAAGCATATGGAGAAAGAAGATTGATTAATAAATGTGCCGATGGAGTCGATTGCACAGAAGAAGAGCATCAGGAAAACAGAAGAAGTGAGTTTATTATCATGAAAATATAA
- a CDS encoding LytR/AlgR family response regulator transcription factor — MLTAIIVEDMPDALQLLKSDLKANHPEIKVVDTAQSVVEAAKSLRNTQPDILFLDIMLGDGTGFDILEIFPDLKSKIIFVTASDEFAIRAFKFAAIDYVLKPYSNEELAQAIARAKEQIQPNKERLNILKDTLSAPEQKPDKISLHTLDKIIIVNLDDIIRCESDSNNTIFYLQDGQKIFVTKTLKYFSDMLKNYQFLRVHQSHLVNLQCISAFIKTDGGYLMLKNGENIPVSVRKKIEVMEILDRLHR; from the coding sequence ATGCTTACAGCAATTATCGTAGAAGACATGCCTGATGCACTTCAGCTTTTAAAAAGTGACCTAAAAGCGAATCATCCAGAAATAAAAGTAGTTGATACTGCCCAAAGTGTAGTTGAGGCAGCAAAATCATTACGCAATACACAACCTGATATTCTTTTTTTAGATATTATGCTGGGCGATGGCACTGGATTTGACATATTAGAAATATTTCCCGACCTAAAATCAAAGATCATTTTTGTTACAGCCAGTGACGAGTTTGCTATCAGAGCTTTTAAATTTGCAGCTATTGATTATGTCTTAAAACCATATTCAAATGAAGAATTAGCTCAAGCTATTGCCCGAGCAAAAGAACAGATTCAACCCAACAAAGAACGTCTTAACATCCTAAAAGACACATTATCTGCCCCAGAGCAAAAACCAGACAAAATTTCACTACATACTCTCGATAAAATCATCATCGTAAATTTGGATGATATTATTCGTTGCGAATCTGATAGTAATAACACCATTTTCTATCTTCAGGATGGACAGAAAATTTTTGTAACCAAGACATTGAAATATTTTTCTGACATGCTCAAGAACTATCAATTTTTGCGAGTACACCAAAGTCACCTTGTTAACTTACAATGTATTAGCGCCTTTATCAAAACTGACGGAGGGTATCTTATGCTAAAAAACGGAGAAAATATCCCCGTTTCGGTACGAAAAAAAATAGAAGTAATGGAAATTCTAGATCGTTTACATAGATAA
- the era gene encoding GTPase Era has translation MAHKAGFVNIIGNPNVGKSTLMNAFIGEKLSIITSKAQTTRHRILGIVNGDDFQAILSDTPGIIKPAYELQESMMDFVKSAFEDADVLIYMVEIGEKDLKDEAFFNKITNAKIPILLLINKIDQSNQEKLEEQVQFWSQKVPNAEIYPVSALENFNVKEVFGRIIELLPDSPPFYPKDQLTDKPERFFVNEAIREKILVHYKKEIPYSVEVETEEFVEDDTIIRIRSVIMVERDSQKGIIIGHKGSALKRVGTEARKELEKFFGKKIHIELYVKINKNWRSNERQLKRFGYNN, from the coding sequence ATGGCTCATAAAGCTGGCTTTGTAAATATTATAGGTAACCCTAACGTGGGCAAATCTACATTAATGAATGCCTTTATTGGTGAGAAGTTATCTATTATTACTTCTAAAGCACAAACAACAAGACATCGTATTTTGGGAATTGTAAACGGTGATGATTTTCAGGCGATTCTGTCAGATACTCCTGGGATTATAAAACCTGCTTATGAGCTTCAGGAATCGATGATGGATTTTGTTAAATCTGCTTTTGAAGATGCAGATGTATTGATATATATGGTAGAGATTGGTGAAAAAGACCTGAAAGATGAAGCTTTTTTTAATAAAATAACAAATGCGAAAATCCCTATTCTTCTGCTAATAAATAAAATAGACCAATCTAATCAGGAAAAATTAGAAGAACAGGTTCAGTTTTGGAGTCAAAAAGTACCCAATGCAGAAATATACCCTGTATCTGCTTTAGAAAATTTTAATGTAAAAGAAGTTTTTGGTAGAATAATCGAATTGTTACCAGATTCACCACCTTTTTATCCAAAAGATCAGTTAACAGATAAACCAGAACGCTTTTTTGTAAATGAAGCCATTCGCGAAAAAATATTAGTGCACTATAAAAAAGAAATTCCTTATTCTGTAGAAGTAGAGACAGAGGAGTTTGTAGAGGACGATACTATTATTAGAATTCGTTCGGTGATTATGGTAGAACGTGATTCTCAAAAAGGAATCATTATAGGTCATAAAGGGTCTGCTCTAAAAAGAGTAGGTACAGAAGCACGTAAAGAACTGGAAAAGTTTTTCGGAAAAAAGATACATATAGAACTTTATGTAAAAATTAATAAAAACTGGCGTAGTAACGAACGTCAATTAAAACGATTTGGATATAATAACTAA
- a CDS encoding histidine kinase has product MNLNYKYIYLVSFLVLNIIGSLSAQNNQLRAYTLEDGLPQSQVYDIVQDKIGYLWLGTQGGGLSRFNGEEFKTWNENDGLQSNYIHSLAFVNDSLFIGTKNGLSIKIKNKFTNIEGPRINKICLIGNKTYLATNIGIYEYRKNLGLIKINLNPKINTSIINDIVFDGKLFWVATNKGLWKLNHIKQGTRIIERHSAYDFTAAIFHNNKVFAAAFNQGILVLNTNAKTYGNQWIQKPVRVTNISIHSNNELWFATDNDGITILDFETHTLKKKINRKNGLSVSHTRKSILDLQSNIWIATSGGGFYKYFQNNFTHYDQNTGLKGNRVYAVHNAKNGIWTSNSEAGMVKIDSAGIHHIPQEERLSDVKIKTITSDNSGNIWAGTEGKGILFKEIMQVDSIVVDTTNSKELDEDPIITTDTITITVSKNHIIDRDKGLLSDWIRTIQVIDNTVWVASYSAGVSRFIYDPKKKRIRSLKKFTRKSGIEDLQIRDMKKDSLGKIWYATQNGHLGYIEKNKVTHLGNVLNQKTAISTLLFHKNILYLGTAGRGIWWSDLDKKITFKKLKGRKKPYSDNIYQMIFDDKNNLWAGSERGVDRIELNQSNDIVDVFHFGRNDGFLGIETCLNAVTKDDHGNLWFGAIYGLTKYQPTETTKATIKPSIHFEDVEVAYRSVDSIQLGAWVNNKSVLKLKPNQTELSFSYKTIDLDHPNDVEYRWRLNNSEWSPWSSDHKQNLAGLAYGPHYFSAQSRNYRWEESDPIMFRFFIDSPIYEKAWFQLTVLVIIVLILGGYALSYIRRVKQKNREERNRLQMQNHLLSLEQKALRLQMNPHFIFNALNGIKAMGTNNPNRMNTTINTFATLLRETLYNSRKDHITLDQEIQTLKHYIEIEQLMASKPFVYDISIDSDFDPEEILIPPMLIQPFVENAVRHGILKGSRDGELKVLFHTSEEHLHCTILDNGQGIFQSQKNKTNTDHQSMALTVTRERLESISGKDSLHIKEILLNGNSVAGTEITFKIPLQTDY; this is encoded by the coding sequence GTGAACTTAAACTATAAATACATCTATCTTGTTTCTTTCCTGGTATTGAATATTATCGGCTCATTATCAGCACAAAACAATCAACTTAGAGCATATACTCTAGAAGATGGACTACCTCAATCACAAGTCTATGATATTGTACAAGATAAAATAGGATACTTATGGTTAGGCACTCAAGGAGGAGGGCTCTCTAGATTTAATGGCGAAGAGTTTAAAACCTGGAATGAAAATGATGGATTACAATCAAACTATATTCATTCTCTTGCCTTTGTAAATGACAGTCTTTTTATCGGTACAAAAAATGGGCTTAGTATCAAGATCAAGAATAAATTCACTAACATTGAAGGACCCCGAATTAACAAAATATGTTTGATAGGCAACAAGACTTATCTGGCCACCAATATTGGCATTTATGAATATCGAAAAAATCTGGGGTTAATTAAGATTAATCTTAATCCAAAAATCAATACCAGTATTATTAATGATATTGTTTTTGATGGTAAGCTATTTTGGGTTGCAACCAATAAAGGGCTTTGGAAACTAAATCACATTAAACAAGGTACAAGAATCATAGAAAGACATAGCGCATATGATTTTACAGCGGCAATCTTTCATAATAACAAAGTATTTGCTGCTGCTTTTAATCAAGGGATTTTAGTACTAAACACAAATGCAAAAACATATGGTAACCAATGGATTCAAAAACCAGTTCGGGTAACAAATATTTCAATACATAGTAATAATGAGTTATGGTTTGCTACAGATAATGACGGAATTACCATACTGGACTTTGAAACGCATACTCTAAAAAAGAAAATTAATCGAAAAAATGGCCTATCTGTTTCACACACCCGAAAAAGTATTTTAGATCTTCAATCTAATATATGGATTGCTACATCTGGTGGAGGGTTTTATAAATATTTTCAGAATAATTTTACACACTATGACCAAAACACTGGACTAAAAGGTAATCGTGTATATGCTGTTCATAATGCAAAAAATGGTATTTGGACATCTAATTCAGAAGCAGGAATGGTAAAAATCGATTCTGCCGGGATTCATCATATACCTCAGGAAGAACGTTTATCTGATGTAAAAATCAAAACCATAACCAGTGATAACTCCGGAAACATTTGGGCTGGTACAGAAGGTAAAGGGATTCTCTTTAAAGAGATCATGCAAGTTGACAGTATTGTTGTAGATACTACTAATAGCAAAGAATTAGATGAAGATCCAATTATAACTACAGATACGATTACAATTACAGTTAGTAAAAATCACATTATTGACAGAGACAAAGGCTTATTATCAGATTGGATAAGAACTATACAAGTAATAGACAATACTGTTTGGGTTGCCTCATATTCTGCTGGGGTCTCCAGATTTATATACGACCCAAAAAAGAAACGAATAAGGTCTTTAAAGAAATTTACCCGAAAAAGTGGTATTGAAGATTTGCAAATAAGGGACATGAAAAAAGATTCTCTTGGCAAAATCTGGTATGCTACTCAAAATGGGCATCTAGGGTATATTGAAAAAAATAAAGTTACGCACTTAGGCAATGTTTTAAACCAAAAGACGGCAATTAGCACATTACTTTTTCACAAAAACATATTATACCTCGGGACAGCAGGAAGAGGGATTTGGTGGTCTGATCTTGATAAGAAGATCACATTCAAAAAATTAAAAGGAAGAAAAAAACCCTATTCAGACAATATTTATCAAATGATATTTGATGACAAAAACAATCTATGGGCAGGGAGTGAACGAGGAGTTGATAGAATTGAGCTAAATCAATCAAATGATATTGTAGATGTTTTTCATTTTGGAAGAAATGATGGCTTCTTAGGGATTGAAACCTGTCTTAATGCTGTTACCAAAGATGATCATGGCAATCTATGGTTTGGAGCAATATATGGGCTAACCAAATATCAACCAACAGAAACTACTAAAGCTACAATCAAGCCTAGTATACATTTTGAAGACGTAGAAGTTGCTTATCGCAGTGTTGATTCTATACAGTTGGGAGCTTGGGTAAATAACAAAAGTGTTCTTAAACTGAAGCCAAATCAAACAGAATTATCATTTAGCTATAAAACTATTGATCTTGATCATCCTAATGATGTAGAATATCGATGGAGGTTGAACAATTCTGAATGGAGCCCCTGGTCATCAGATCACAAACAAAATCTTGCCGGATTGGCATATGGACCACATTACTTTTCTGCACAATCCCGAAATTATAGATGGGAAGAAAGTGATCCTATTATGTTTCGCTTTTTTATTGATAGTCCTATCTATGAAAAAGCCTGGTTTCAATTAACTGTATTAGTAATAATTGTATTGATTTTAGGTGGATATGCATTATCTTACATCCGAAGAGTGAAACAAAAAAACCGGGAAGAACGTAATCGTCTACAAATGCAAAATCACTTACTATCATTAGAACAAAAAGCATTGCGTTTACAAATGAATCCTCATTTCATATTTAATGCATTAAATGGTATAAAAGCGATGGGAACCAACAATCCCAATCGTATGAATACTACTATAAATACATTTGCCACTTTATTAAGAGAAACTCTATACAACTCTAGAAAAGATCATATAACCCTAGATCAGGAAATACAGACCTTAAAACATTATATTGAAATAGAACAATTAATGGCCAGCAAACCATTTGTATATGATATTTCTATAGATTCTGATTTTGACCCCGAAGAAATTCTTATTCCGCCCATGTTAATCCAACCCTTTGTAGAAAATGCGGTTAGGCATGGTATTTTAAAAGGAAGCAGAGATGGTGAGTTAAAAGTATTATTTCATACTAGCGAAGAACACTTACACTGTACTATATTAGATAATGGGCAAGGTATTTTTCAATCACAAAAGAACAAAACCAATACAGATCATCAATCTATGGCACTTACAGTGACCCGAGAGCGACTTGAATCAATTTCGGGAAAGGATTCCCTACATATAAAAGAAATCCTCTTAAACGGCAATTCTGTGGCAGGAACAGAGATTACATTTAAAATACCATTACAAACCGACTATTAA
- a CDS encoding RNA methyltransferase has translation MIDNFENEFFGIGIQNGKTPENLGVLWRSAQNMGASFIFTIGNRYAKQASDTHNAVKAMPYFHYDTFEDFYQHLPKGAMLVGVELTDNAQSLETFSHPKRCVYLLGAEDHGLSKIAIEKSQFLVKFKSELSINVAVAGSIIMYDRGVDKPRFIRA, from the coding sequence ATGATTGATAATTTCGAGAATGAATTTTTTGGGATCGGTATTCAAAATGGTAAAACACCAGAGAACCTTGGCGTATTATGGCGTTCTGCACAAAATATGGGAGCTAGTTTTATTTTTACGATAGGTAATCGATATGCAAAACAAGCCAGTGATACTCATAATGCGGTAAAGGCCATGCCGTATTTTCATTACGATACTTTTGAGGATTTTTACCAACACCTACCTAAAGGAGCAATGTTGGTAGGAGTAGAGCTAACAGATAATGCACAATCTCTAGAGACGTTTAGCCACCCAAAACGCTGTGTGTATTTACTAGGAGCCGAGGATCATGGATTATCTAAAATAGCTATCGAAAAATCACAGTTTTTAGTTAAATTTAAATCCGAATTAAGCATTAATGTGGCTGTAGCGGGAAGTATTATTATGTATGATCGTGGTGTTGATAAACCCAGATTTATAAGAGCGTAG
- a CDS encoding N-acetylmuramidase domain-containing protein, protein MKTIRYRSNGQDVHFLEEILTTLGYQVYVSNFFGKDTDTAVRDFQAKHNLVIDGIVGLKTWSKLIEVKNDFIAFNDKLLSEQDIEDFADLFGLELAMVKAVNEIESNGKGFLVSGRPRILFEGHIFWKELEKRGITPSQYVSEYTKNVLYEKWTKVHYKGGAGEYDRLEKAAGMSDDPAFHEAAYSSASWGAFQIMGFHYANLGFSSIDHFVSEMYDHEREHLKAFGKFIEATSFKGKKLLDWIIEKNWARFAEGYNGSGYKKNKYDTKLKNAYLKYSSS, encoded by the coding sequence ATGAAAACAATACGGTATCGTTCGAACGGACAGGATGTTCATTTTTTGGAAGAAATTTTAACCACACTGGGATATCAAGTATATGTGTCTAATTTTTTTGGGAAAGATACAGATACAGCTGTCAGAGATTTTCAGGCCAAGCATAACCTTGTGATAGATGGTATTGTTGGGCTTAAAACCTGGTCTAAACTTATTGAAGTAAAAAATGACTTTATTGCATTTAACGATAAGCTCTTGTCTGAACAAGATATCGAGGATTTTGCAGATCTATTTGGGTTAGAATTAGCAATGGTAAAAGCAGTTAATGAAATAGAAAGTAATGGAAAAGGCTTTTTGGTATCTGGTAGACCCAGAATTTTGTTTGAAGGCCATATTTTTTGGAAAGAATTAGAGAAACGAGGAATAACCCCATCTCAATATGTTTCAGAATATACTAAAAATGTGCTATATGAGAAATGGACAAAAGTACATTATAAAGGCGGGGCTGGAGAGTATGATCGTTTAGAAAAAGCTGCTGGGATGTCTGATGACCCAGCTTTTCATGAAGCAGCATATAGTTCGGCATCATGGGGGGCTTTTCAAATCATGGGATTTCATTATGCGAACTTAGGTTTTTCTTCTATAGACCATTTTGTTTCAGAAATGTATGATCATGAAAGAGAACACCTTAAGGCTTTTGGTAAATTTATAGAAGCTACATCTTTTAAAGGTAAAAAATTACTGGATTGGATAATAGAAAAGAACTGGGCAAGATTTGCCGAAGGGTATAACGGATCAGGCTATAAGAAGAATAAGTACGATACCAAACTAAAAAATGCTTACCTAAAATATAGTAGTAGTTAA